A section of the Silene latifolia chloroplast, complete genome genome encodes:
- the psaB gene encoding photosystem I P700 apoprotein A2, protein MALRFPRFSQGLAQDPTTRRIWFGIATAHDFESHDDITEERLYQNIFASHFGQLAIIFLWTSGNLFHVAWQGNFESWVQDPLHVRPIAHAIWDPHFGQPAVEAFTRGGALGPVNIAYSGVYQWWYTIGLRTNEDLYTGALFLLFLSVISLLGGWLHLQPKWKPSVSWFKNAESRLNHHLSGLFGVSSLAWTGHLVHVAIPGARGEYVRWNNFLDVLPHPQGLGPLFTGQWNLYAQNPDSSSHLFGTSQGAGTAILTLLGGFHPQTQSLWLTDIAHHHLAIAFIFLVAGHMYRTNFGIGHSMKDLLEAHIPPGGRLGRGHKGLYDTINNSIHFQLGLALASLGVITSLVAQHMYSLPSYAFIAQDFTTQAALYTHHQYIAGFIMTGAFAHGAIFFIRDYNPEQNEDNVLARMLDHKEAIISHLSWASLFLGFHTLGLYVHNDVMLAFGTPEKQILIEPIFAQWIQSAHGKTSYGFDVLLSSTSGPAFNAGRNIWLPGWLNAINENSNSLFLTIGPGDFLVHHAIALGLHTTTLILVKGALDARGSKLMPDKKDFGYSFPCDGPGRGGTCDISAWDAFYLAVFWMLNTIGWVTFYWHWKHITLWQGNVSQFNESSTYLMGWLRDYLWLNSSQLINGYNPFGMNSLSVWAWMFLFGHLVWATGFMFLISWRGYWQELIETLAWAHERTPLANLIRWRDKPVALSIVQARLVGLAHFSVGYIFTYAAFLIASTSGKFG, encoded by the coding sequence ATGGCATTAAGATTTCCAAGGTTTAGCCAAGGCTTAGCTCAGGACCCCACTACGCGTCGTATTTGGTTTGGTATTGCTACCGCACATGATTTCGAGAGTCATGATGATATTACCGAAGAACGTCTTTATCAGAATATTTTTGCTTCTCACTTTGGACAATTAGCAATAATTTTTCTGTGGACTTCCGGGAATCTGTTTCATGTAGCTTGGCAAGGAAATTTTGAGTCATGGGTACAGGACCCTTTACATGTAAGACCTATCGCTCATGCAATTTGGGACCCTCATTTTGGTCAACCGGCTGTGGAAGCCTTTACGCGGGGGGGTGCTCTTGGCCCAGTGAATATCGCTTATTCTGGTGTTTATCAGTGGTGGTATACAATCGGGTTACGCACTAATGAGGATCTTTATACTGGAGCTCTTTTTCTATTATTTCTTTCTGTTATATCTTTACTGGGGGGTTGGTTACATCTACAACCGAAATGGAAACCGAGCGTTTCGTGGTTCAAAAATGCCGAATCCCGCCTCAATCATCACTTATCCGGACTCTTCGGAGTAAGCTCCTTGGCTTGGACAGGACATTTAGTTCATGTCGCTATTCCCGGAGCCAGGGGCGAGTACGTTCGATGGAATAATTTCTTAGACGTATTACCACATCCTCAAGGATTAGGCCCCCTTTTTACAGGTCAGTGGAATCTTTATGCTCAAAATCCCGACTCAAGCAGTCATTTGTTTGGTACCTCCCAAGGAGCGGGAACGGCTATTCTAACCCTTCTTGGGGGATTCCATCCACAAACGCAAAGTTTATGGTTAACTGATATTGCTCATCATCATTTAGCTATTGCATTTATTTTTCTTGTTGCTGGTCATATGTATAGAACGAACTTTGGTATTGGGCACAGTATGAAAGATCTTTTAGAAGCACATATTCCTCCAGGAGGGCGGCTAGGGCGGGGACATAAGGGTCTTTATGACACAATCAACAATTCGATTCATTTTCAATTAGGACTTGCTCTAGCTTCTTTAGGAGTTATAACTTCTTTGGTAGCCCAACACATGTATTCTTTACCTTCGTATGCGTTCATAGCACAAGACTTTACTACTCAAGCTGCATTATATACGCATCATCAATACATCGCAGGATTCATCATGACCGGAGCTTTTGCTCATGGAGCTATATTTTTCATTCGAGATTACAATCCGGAACAGAATGAGGATAATGTATTGGCAAGAATGTTAGACCATAAAGAAGCTATCATATCTCATTTAAGTTGGGCCAGTCTCTTTTTAGGGTTCCATACTTTAGGTCTTTATGTTCATAACGATGTCATGCTTGCTTTTGGGACTCCAGAAAAACAAATTTTGATCGAACCTATATTTGCTCAATGGATACAATCCGCTCATGGTAAAACTTCATATGGGTTCGACGTACTTTTATCCTCAACAAGCGGCCCGGCCTTCAATGCAGGTCGAAATATATGGTTGCCTGGCTGGTTAAATGCTATTAATGAGAATAGTAATTCTTTATTCTTAACAATAGGGCCCGGAGACTTTTTAGTTCATCATGCTATTGCTCTAGGTTTACATACAACTACATTGATCTTAGTAAAAGGTGCTTTAGATGCCCGAGGCTCCAAGTTAATGCCAGATAAAAAGGATTTCGGTTATAGTTTTCCTTGCGATGGTCCGGGGCGGGGCGGTACTTGTGATATTTCGGCTTGGGACGCTTTTTATTTGGCGGTTTTTTGGATGTTAAATACTATTGGATGGGTTACTTTTTATTGGCATTGGAAGCACATCACATTATGGCAGGGTAATGTTTCACAATTTAATGAATCTTCCACTTATTTGATGGGATGGTTAAGAGATTATCTATGGTTAAACTCTTCACAACTTATCAATGGATATAACCCTTTTGGGATGAATAGTTTATCGGTTTGGGCGTGGATGTTCTTATTCGGGCATCTTGTTTGGGCTACGGGATTTATGTTCTTAATTTCCTGGCGTGGATATTGGCAGGAGTTGATTGAAACTTTAGCATGGGCTCATGAACGGACACCTTTGGCCAATTTGATTCGATGGAGAGATAAACCGGTGGCTCTTTCCATTGTGCAAGCAAGATTAGTTGGATTAGCCCACTTCTCCGTAGGTTATATATTCACCTATGCGGCTTTCTTGATTGCTTCTACATCGGGCAAATTTGGTTAA
- the psaA gene encoding photosystem I P700 apoprotein A1, with translation MIIRSPEPEVKILVDRDPVKTSFEEWARPGHFSRTIAKGPETTTWIWNLHADAHDFDSHTSDLEEISRKIFSAHFGQLSIIFLWLSGMYFHGARFSNYEAWLSDPTHIGPSAQVVWPIVGQEILNGDVGGGFRGIQITSGFFQIWRASGITSELQLYCTAIGALVFAALMLFAGWFHYHKAAPKLAWFQDVESMLNHHLAGLLGLGSLSWAGHQVHVSLPINQFLNAGVDPKEIPLPHEFILNRDLLAQLYPSFAEGATPFFTLNWSKYAEFLTFRGGLDPVTGGLWLTDIAHHHLAIAILFLIAGHMYRTNWGIGHSLKDILEAHKGPFTGQGHKGLYEILTTSWHAQLSLNLAMLGSLTIVVAHHMYAMPPYPYLATDYGTQLSLFTHHMWIGGFLIVGAAAHAAIFMVRDYDPTTRYNDLLDRVLRHRDAIISHLNWVCIFLGFHSFGLYIHNDTMSALGRPQDMFSDTAIQLQPVFAQWIQNIHAVAPSATAPGATAGTSLTWGGGALVAVGGKVALLPIPLGTADFLVHHIHAFTIHVTVLILLKGVLFARSSRLIPDKANLGFRFPCDGPGRGGTCQVSAWDHVFLGLFWMYNAISVVIFHFSWKMQSDVWGSISDQGVVTHITGGNFAQSSITINGWLRDFLWAQASQVIQSYGSSLSAYGLFFLGAHFVWAFSLMFLFSGRGYWQELIESIVWAHNKLKVAPATQPRALSIVQGRAVGVTHYLLGGIATTWAFFLARIIAVG, from the coding sequence ATGATTATTCGTTCGCCGGAACCAGAAGTCAAAATTTTGGTAGATAGGGATCCCGTAAAAACGTCTTTTGAGGAATGGGCCAGACCCGGCCATTTTTCAAGAACAATAGCTAAAGGCCCTGAAACTACTACTTGGATCTGGAACCTACATGCTGATGCTCACGATTTTGATAGCCATACCAGCGATTTGGAGGAGATTTCGCGAAAAATTTTTAGTGCCCATTTTGGTCAACTCTCCATCATCTTTCTTTGGCTGAGTGGTATGTATTTCCACGGTGCTCGTTTTTCCAATTATGAAGCATGGCTAAGCGATCCTACTCACATTGGACCTAGTGCCCAAGTAGTTTGGCCAATTGTAGGCCAAGAAATATTGAACGGTGATGTAGGCGGAGGTTTCCGAGGAATACAAATAACCTCCGGGTTTTTTCAGATTTGGCGAGCATCCGGAATAACTAGTGAATTACAACTTTATTGTACTGCAATTGGTGCATTAGTCTTTGCAGCATTAATGCTTTTTGCTGGTTGGTTTCATTATCACAAAGCTGCTCCAAAATTGGCTTGGTTCCAAGATGTGGAATCTATGTTGAATCACCATTTAGCAGGACTACTAGGACTTGGGTCTCTTTCTTGGGCGGGGCATCAAGTACATGTATCCTTACCGATTAACCAATTTCTAAATGCTGGGGTAGATCCTAAAGAGATACCACTTCCCCATGAATTTATCTTGAATCGGGATCTTTTGGCGCAACTTTATCCCAGTTTTGCCGAAGGAGCAACCCCCTTTTTCACCTTGAATTGGTCAAAATATGCGGAATTTCTTACTTTTCGTGGAGGATTAGATCCAGTAACTGGGGGTCTGTGGCTGACCGATATTGCACACCATCATTTAGCTATTGCAATTCTTTTCCTGATAGCGGGTCACATGTATAGAACGAATTGGGGCATTGGTCATAGCCTAAAAGATATTTTAGAGGCTCATAAAGGTCCATTTACAGGCCAGGGGCATAAAGGCTTATATGAGATTCTAACAACGTCATGGCATGCTCAATTATCTCTTAATCTAGCTATGTTAGGCTCGTTAACCATTGTTGTAGCTCACCATATGTATGCGATGCCCCCTTATCCATATCTAGCTACTGACTATGGTACCCAACTTTCATTGTTTACACATCACATGTGGATTGGTGGATTTCTCATAGTTGGTGCTGCTGCGCATGCAGCCATTTTTATGGTAAGAGATTATGATCCAACTACTCGATATAACGATCTATTAGATCGTGTTCTTAGACATCGTGATGCAATCATATCACATCTCAACTGGGTATGTATATTTCTAGGATTTCACAGTTTTGGTTTATATATTCATAATGATACCATGAGCGCTTTAGGGCGTCCCCAAGATATGTTTTCAGATACCGCGATACAATTACAACCCGTCTTCGCTCAATGGATACAAAACATCCATGCTGTTGCGCCTAGCGCAACGGCTCCAGGCGCAACAGCGGGCACTAGTTTGACTTGGGGGGGTGGTGCTTTAGTAGCAGTGGGTGGCAAAGTAGCTTTGTTACCCATTCCTTTAGGGACCGCGGATTTTTTGGTCCACCACATTCATGCTTTTACAATTCATGTAACGGTACTGATACTTTTAAAAGGTGTTCTATTTGCTCGTAGCTCTCGTTTGATACCGGATAAAGCTAATCTTGGGTTTCGTTTCCCTTGTGATGGGCCTGGAAGAGGGGGAACATGCCAAGTATCCGCGTGGGATCATGTATTCTTAGGGCTGTTCTGGATGTACAACGCAATTTCGGTAGTAATATTTCATTTTAGTTGGAAAATGCAGTCAGATGTTTGGGGTAGTATAAGTGATCAGGGGGTGGTAACTCATATCACGGGAGGAAACTTTGCGCAAAGTTCCATTACTATTAATGGATGGCTTCGTGATTTCTTATGGGCACAGGCATCCCAGGTAATTCAGTCTTATGGTTCTTCATTATCTGCATATGGCCTCTTTTTCCTAGGTGCTCATTTTGTATGGGCTTTTAGTTTAATGTTTCTATTTAGCGGGCGTGGTTATTGGCAAGAACTTATTGAATCCATCGTTTGGGCTCATAATAAATTAAAGGTTGCTCCTGCTACTCAGCCTAGAGCCTTGAGCATTGTACAAGGACGTGCTGTAGGAGTAACCCATTACCTTCTGGGTGGAATTGCCACAACATGGGCATTCTTCTTAGCAAGAATTATTGCAGTAGGATAA